From Halomicrobium salinisoli, the proteins below share one genomic window:
- a CDS encoding DUF7262 family protein — translation MTDRGQLPVSLLEAALGVVLLLTVTLGFALGTPAPDTREQQLDAYASDAATLLAGEPPDHRGATRLAEVVESPETFDRERDALRTRVDRVLPQNLLFRVETEYGTVGHPVPDGVATGEATVTTRNGPVTVRVWYV, via the coding sequence ATGACTGACCGCGGACAGCTCCCGGTGTCGCTGCTGGAGGCGGCGCTGGGCGTGGTGCTGTTGCTGACGGTGACGCTCGGCTTCGCGCTGGGCACGCCGGCACCGGACACGCGGGAACAGCAGCTAGACGCCTACGCGAGCGACGCGGCGACGCTGCTGGCCGGGGAGCCGCCGGACCACCGCGGGGCGACCCGGCTGGCCGAGGTCGTCGAGTCGCCCGAGACGTTCGACCGCGAGCGGGACGCGCTCCGGACTCGCGTGGATCGGGTCCTCCCTCAGAACCTGCTGTTCCGGGTAGAGACGGAGTACGGGACCGTCGGCCACCCCGTCCCCGACGGCGTCGCGACCGGCGAAGCCACCGTGACGACCCGGAACGGACCAGTGACCGTGCGAGTGTGGTACGTATGA
- a CDS encoding helix-turn-helix domain-containing protein, which yields MATEATFTVPSDQFPLGTIFEQLPDVTVELERIIPARDVVIPYFWVRGTDTDEIEEAFTDHPGVKEIQFVDAVANEHLLRVEWAIDYDDVLSVLTETEIALIEATGTNQQWTFEIRGDTRHDIAAFQSRCRELDIPITLTKLHALTPLETDTEAALTDPQEEALVLAYERGYYESPREVTLAELGDELGISQQAVASRLRRGTNHILGNTLSDVTAPSR from the coding sequence ATGGCTACCGAGGCGACGTTCACGGTGCCGTCCGACCAGTTTCCACTGGGAACGATATTCGAGCAATTGCCGGACGTGACAGTCGAGCTGGAGCGGATCATCCCCGCACGGGACGTGGTGATCCCCTACTTCTGGGTCCGGGGGACGGACACCGACGAGATCGAGGAAGCGTTCACCGACCACCCAGGCGTGAAAGAGATCCAGTTCGTCGATGCCGTCGCGAACGAGCATCTGCTGCGCGTCGAGTGGGCAATCGACTACGACGACGTGCTGAGCGTGCTGACCGAGACGGAGATCGCGCTCATCGAGGCGACGGGCACGAATCAACAGTGGACCTTCGAGATCCGTGGCGATACTCGACACGACATCGCGGCCTTCCAGTCCCGCTGTCGGGAGTTGGACATCCCGATCACGCTCACCAAGTTGCACGCGCTCACGCCGCTCGAGACGGATACTGAGGCAGCGCTCACTGATCCCCAGGAAGAGGCACTGGTGCTGGCATACGAGCGGGGCTACTACGAATCCCCCCGCGAGGTGACCCTTGCGGAGCTCGGCGACGAACTCGGCATCTCACAGCAGGCCGTCGCGTCTCGCCTCCGGCGCGGGACCAACCACATCCTCGGGAACACCCTCTCGGACGTAACGGCACCATCTCGATAG
- a CDS encoding DUF7344 domain-containing protein, whose protein sequence is MSQSSISYDSVVDVCRDRHRRIVLAVLAGEQRRLTVNDLTKAIAKHNHHVAVTEMATEDLSGLQLSLHHLHLPKMEAAGLVDYDQERGLVEPTEQFEQVRPQLSALIDADPDHESPVEL, encoded by the coding sequence ATGAGTCAGAGTTCGATCTCGTACGACAGCGTGGTCGACGTGTGTCGAGATCGCCACCGTCGCATCGTTCTCGCGGTACTCGCGGGCGAGCAGCGCCGTCTCACGGTGAACGATCTCACGAAGGCGATCGCCAAACACAACCATCACGTAGCGGTTACGGAGATGGCCACCGAGGACCTCTCAGGGCTACAGCTCTCGCTGCATCACCTGCATCTCCCGAAGATGGAGGCGGCTGGACTTGTCGACTACGATCAGGAGCGAGGGCTGGTGGAGCCGACCGAGCAGTTCGAGCAGGTGCGACCACAGCTCTCGGCGCTCATCGACGCCGATCCCGATCACGAATCGCCTGTCGAACTGTGA
- a CDS encoding type II secretion system F family protein: MGATETPRRLNPLDRGLYALFAQHADGQRHAEDRERYRAANLDTSFEVYLARVYGAAWICAAVAAVTTATLVSALPAAAFEGLVEFLRQGLPVVNRIDWPDLPRAAVTVVAPVAAATAARLLVVRLGGTYLRWVAAARRSDIAETLPAAVRYLRVLASGEHDQRAMLRRVADQDAYGETAVAFQRALNRAALTGSLDEGLERVASETPSRDLLAPFLLKFREHANQSAEALEGYLQMEGRLLSHEQSRRHERATGFLELLAELFVVVLVLPALLVLIVTVMSVLSPGLSRPVVTPVGTTTVRGLLVWGSAAFVLAAGATAALLVTTLRPRNASTPAYSSPDSVTSVVETTTTNPASAAYVVAPVAAVLAGGLWLLGYRPVNVVLLGYAAFGLPVGLVAVRRANLDDAKDREIQDFVHAVSGHVSLGRPFDDAVERVAREVDLGPLQSDVDHLAFTLGLTASPDEAATGGRAAALDQFVDRVGTPLAEQTIGLVVGALDAGSDAEDVFETLQTEIGSLYHERKSLRSSLMVYVAVGWTTALLVVGIVVAVNAYVLDGFAQLSTVSTGSSIALDPGAIDVERDRFRFYVVTQATMLGCGWFAGTASRGVYEALLHSSALVTIAYVVFAGAGMI, encoded by the coding sequence ATGGGAGCGACTGAGACGCCGCGTAGGCTCAATCCGCTCGACCGGGGCCTCTACGCGCTGTTCGCACAGCACGCCGACGGGCAGCGACACGCCGAGGACCGCGAGCGGTACCGCGCGGCGAACCTCGACACCAGTTTCGAGGTGTACCTCGCGCGCGTCTACGGCGCCGCCTGGATCTGCGCCGCAGTGGCCGCGGTGACGACGGCGACGCTGGTCTCCGCACTCCCGGCCGCGGCGTTCGAGGGACTGGTCGAGTTCCTCCGGCAGGGGCTGCCGGTCGTCAACCGGATCGACTGGCCGGACCTCCCGCGAGCGGCCGTCACGGTGGTCGCACCGGTGGCCGCCGCGACGGCCGCCCGCCTGCTCGTCGTGCGTCTGGGCGGCACGTACCTGCGGTGGGTCGCCGCGGCGCGGCGATCCGACATCGCCGAGACGCTCCCGGCCGCGGTCCGGTACCTCCGCGTCCTCGCCTCCGGCGAGCACGACCAGCGCGCCATGCTGCGCCGCGTCGCCGACCAGGACGCCTACGGCGAGACGGCGGTCGCGTTCCAGCGCGCGCTCAACCGCGCCGCCCTGACCGGGAGCCTCGACGAGGGGCTGGAGCGGGTCGCCAGCGAGACGCCCTCGCGGGACCTGCTGGCCCCGTTCCTCCTGAAGTTCCGGGAGCACGCCAACCAGAGCGCCGAGGCGCTGGAGGGGTACCTCCAGATGGAGGGGCGGCTTCTCTCCCACGAGCAGTCCCGCCGGCACGAGCGTGCGACGGGGTTCCTCGAGCTGCTGGCGGAGCTGTTCGTCGTCGTGCTCGTGCTGCCCGCCCTGCTCGTCCTGATCGTCACTGTCATGAGCGTCCTCTCGCCGGGGCTCTCGCGGCCGGTCGTTACCCCGGTCGGGACGACGACGGTCCGCGGGCTGCTGGTCTGGGGGAGCGCGGCGTTCGTCCTGGCCGCGGGCGCCACGGCGGCGCTGCTCGTGACGACGCTCCGGCCGCGGAACGCGAGCACCCCGGCGTACTCGAGTCCGGACAGCGTGACGTCGGTCGTCGAGACGACGACGACCAACCCCGCCAGCGCCGCGTACGTCGTCGCGCCCGTCGCCGCGGTGCTGGCCGGCGGGCTCTGGCTGCTCGGGTATCGGCCCGTGAACGTCGTCCTCCTGGGCTACGCCGCCTTCGGTCTGCCCGTCGGCCTGGTCGCGGTCCGGCGAGCCAACCTCGACGACGCCAAGGACCGCGAGATCCAGGACTTCGTCCACGCCGTCTCGGGCCACGTCAGCCTCGGCCGCCCGTTCGACGACGCCGTCGAGCGCGTCGCCCGCGAGGTCGACCTGGGGCCGCTCCAGTCGGACGTCGATCACCTCGCGTTCACGCTCGGGCTGACGGCCAGTCCCGACGAGGCGGCGACCGGCGGCCGCGCCGCCGCACTCGACCAGTTCGTCGACCGGGTGGGAACGCCGCTGGCCGAGCAGACGATCGGTCTGGTCGTCGGCGCCCTCGACGCCGGGAGCGACGCGGAGGACGTCTTCGAGACCCTCCAGACGGAGATCGGGAGCCTCTATCACGAGCGCAAGTCGCTCCGGTCGTCGCTGATGGTCTACGTCGCCGTCGGGTGGACGACCGCCCTGCTCGTCGTCGGCATCGTCGTCGCCGTCAACGCGTACGTGCTGGACGGGTTCGCACAGCTGTCGACCGTCTCGACGGGCTCGTCGATCGCGCTGGATCCCGGTGCCATCGACGTCGAGCGAGATCGCTTCCGGTTCTACGTCGTCACGCAGGCGACGATGCTCGGCTGCGGCTGGTTCGCCGGGACCGCGAGCCGCGGCGTTTACGAGGCGCTGTTGCACTCGTCGGCGCTTGTCACCATCGCGTACGTCGTCTTCGCAGGGGCGGGAATGATATGA
- a CDS encoding DUF7344 domain-containing protein, which translates to MSHTLTGGDADDAQTDARDAAREDTLDAYFTVLSNQRRRLALDCLQEYETPIALADLADEVAVREYDSPVTEIPAEEVKEIYVSLYHVHVPRLEDAGLAEYDQDDDLVTLLEDGQELIEAVP; encoded by the coding sequence ATGTCCCACACGCTCACCGGTGGAGACGCGGACGACGCGCAGACCGACGCTCGGGATGCTGCACGTGAGGACACTCTGGACGCCTACTTCACGGTGCTCTCGAACCAGCGCCGCCGCCTGGCCCTCGACTGTCTGCAGGAGTACGAGACGCCGATAGCGCTGGCCGATCTGGCGGACGAAGTCGCCGTCCGTGAGTACGATTCCCCCGTCACCGAGATTCCGGCCGAGGAGGTCAAGGAGATCTACGTCTCGCTGTACCACGTCCACGTCCCGCGCCTGGAGGACGCCGGCCTGGCAGAATACGACCAGGACGACGATCTGGTGACGCTGCTGGAAGACGGACAGGAGCTGATCGAGGCGGTCCCGTAG
- a CDS encoding helix-turn-helix domain-containing protein has protein sequence MEEVADELGITAQSFSDRLRRAQHTLVANTLRVTATPEPADD, from the coding sequence ATGGAGGAAGTGGCCGACGAACTCGGGATCACTGCGCAGTCGTTTTCCGACCGGCTTCGACGTGCGCAGCACACGCTCGTCGCCAATACGTTGCGCGTGACCGCAACACCAGAACCGGCAGACGACTAG
- a CDS encoding response regulator, giving the protein MDRRPSTPDEAKILLVEDNPGDVRLIKEAFSDGHIDNQLHTVADGRQALDFIHRRGDYEDAPRPDMVLLDLRLPRVDGEDVLHEIKHHPELDDVPVVVLSGMDEDFIESRDLDHDADEDAVIEKPVDPGEFIDVISEFDQFRFSVLRTGDD; this is encoded by the coding sequence ATGGACCGCCGGCCCTCCACTCCCGACGAAGCGAAGATACTGCTGGTCGAAGATAATCCGGGAGACGTACGCCTCATCAAAGAGGCCTTCAGCGACGGTCACATCGACAACCAGCTGCACACAGTCGCCGACGGCCGACAAGCACTGGATTTCATTCACCGTCGGGGCGATTACGAAGATGCGCCCCGTCCGGACATGGTCCTGTTAGACCTCAGACTGCCCAGAGTGGACGGTGAGGACGTCCTCCACGAGATCAAACACCATCCCGAACTGGACGACGTCCCCGTCGTCGTTCTCTCCGGAATGGACGAGGACTTCATCGAATCCCGCGACCTCGATCACGACGCAGACGAGGACGCCGTCATCGAAAAGCCGGTCGATCCGGGCGAGTTCATCGACGTGATCAGCGAGTTCGATCAGTTCCGGTTTTCGGTTCTTCGTACCGGCGACGACTGA
- a CDS encoding pyridoxal-phosphate dependent enzyme has translation MPATLRCSVCGTEYEDRWRCTCGNPLDYADPPRPDGPPPTLTVADARDGLWAFDDFLPMDANATLGEGFTPLVDAPDWDATFKLEYVSPTGSFKDRGAAATVSRAVDSGAETVVDDSSGNAGAALATYAARAGLDAEVYVPASVKDAKLRAIERAGATPVRVEGSRQDVTDACVAAVEDGEAWYASHAWNPAFFAGTATFAYEVAAQRGWTVPDAVVVPLGHGTLFLGAYRGFRALREAGWTDSMPRLLGAQASGWSPIADELHGERTGRNDAADGIRIADPVRRDQLLDAVAATDGDAIAVDTAATEAELESLHRRGFYVEPTSAVAPAALRAYRDRGLIDGDDDVVVALSGSGLKT, from the coding sequence ATGCCAGCGACGCTCCGCTGCTCCGTCTGCGGAACCGAGTACGAGGACCGGTGGCGCTGCACCTGCGGGAACCCGCTCGACTACGCGGACCCGCCGCGCCCCGACGGCCCGCCGCCGACGCTCACCGTCGCCGACGCGCGCGACGGGCTGTGGGCGTTCGACGACTTCCTCCCGATGGACGCCAACGCGACGCTGGGCGAGGGGTTCACGCCGCTCGTCGACGCGCCCGACTGGGACGCGACCTTCAAGCTCGAGTACGTCTCGCCGACGGGGAGCTTCAAGGACCGCGGCGCGGCGGCGACCGTCTCCCGGGCCGTCGACTCCGGCGCCGAGACGGTCGTCGACGACTCCTCGGGCAACGCCGGGGCGGCACTCGCCACCTACGCGGCGCGGGCCGGCCTCGACGCGGAGGTGTACGTCCCCGCGTCGGTCAAGGACGCCAAGCTCCGGGCGATCGAACGCGCGGGCGCGACGCCCGTCCGCGTGGAGGGGTCCCGACAGGACGTCACCGACGCCTGCGTCGCCGCCGTCGAGGACGGCGAGGCGTGGTACGCCTCCCACGCGTGGAACCCCGCCTTCTTCGCCGGGACCGCCACGTTCGCCTACGAGGTCGCCGCGCAGCGGGGGTGGACGGTCCCCGACGCCGTCGTCGTCCCGCTCGGCCACGGGACGCTGTTCCTGGGCGCCTATCGCGGCTTCCGCGCGCTCCGCGAGGCGGGGTGGACGGACTCGATGCCCCGACTGCTCGGCGCGCAGGCGTCGGGGTGGTCGCCGATCGCCGACGAGTTACACGGGGAGCGGACCGGCCGGAACGACGCCGCCGACGGCATCCGGATCGCGGACCCCGTCAGGCGGGACCAGCTCCTCGACGCCGTCGCGGCCACCGACGGCGACGCCATCGCCGTCGACACCGCGGCGACGGAGGCCGAACTCGAGTCGCTCCACCGCCGCGGCTTCTACGTCGAACCCACGTCGGCGGTCGCCCCTGCGGCGCTGCGCGCGTACCGGGACCGCGGCCTGATCGACGGCGACGACGACGTCGTGGTGGCGCTCTCGGGGAGCGGGCTCAAGACGTAG
- a CDS encoding DUF7289 family protein, producing the protein MSGRHDGSGRSGRTPLDRGQSHVVGVVLLLGLTAIAMGGLTAAVGTIVDEQTANADATRVASDMGNALRPVETTGHREGSVTFGSGRLSVKDRELRVMNDSGTIETVETDALVFEAGDRRVASVAGAVARGREGNAWLVDDPPITSGPDVLVVGAARLNGTGGVGGTDGVTTTLETNVSHDRRSLGDGEYRIAVETATPGPFERYAEERGVSSTIGDPDDDGVPSVILDYGDRTRTYLVIHDMRLEVGHG; encoded by the coding sequence ATGAGCGGACGGCACGACGGCAGCGGACGGAGCGGTCGTACACCCCTCGATCGAGGACAGTCCCACGTCGTCGGCGTCGTCCTGCTGCTCGGGCTGACGGCCATCGCCATGGGCGGTCTGACCGCGGCGGTAGGAACGATCGTCGACGAGCAGACGGCCAACGCGGACGCGACCCGCGTCGCGTCGGACATGGGGAACGCCCTCCGACCGGTCGAGACGACCGGCCACCGCGAGGGGAGCGTCACGTTCGGTAGCGGCCGGCTCTCCGTCAAGGACCGGGAGCTACGGGTCATGAACGACTCGGGGACGATCGAGACCGTCGAGACGGACGCACTCGTCTTCGAGGCGGGCGACCGTCGAGTGGCCTCAGTCGCGGGGGCGGTCGCACGCGGCCGCGAGGGGAACGCGTGGCTGGTCGACGACCCACCGATCACGAGCGGTCCCGACGTACTCGTCGTCGGTGCGGCGCGGCTCAACGGCACGGGCGGCGTCGGCGGCACCGACGGGGTGACGACGACGCTCGAGACCAACGTCAGCCACGACCGCCGATCGCTCGGTGACGGCGAGTACCGGATCGCCGTCGAGACGGCGACGCCGGGGCCGTTCGAGCGATACGCCGAGGAACGGGGCGTCTCGTCGACGATCGGCGACCCGGACGACGACGGCGTTCCGAGCGTGATCCTCGACTACGGCGACCGCACCCGGACGTACCTCGTGATCCACGACATGCGACTGGAGGTGGGCCATGGATAA
- a CDS encoding DUF7263 family protein, with protein MSRESASVASNLGRANGSDRRERHVSRAQTSLPSIALALLVLTTTTGLCLALADGAIGAADRDAGERRAATSLAAALVDADSPLTDRANVLNGTRLAAFDEAELSGDYPVADEWDVTVRVGERTAASTGGATGGTTARRLVSVTDREVRTVDPTMGWGRRVTLPRRSAAATVELRPGDATVETVRANDRVVLHDPDGLNGTYDVALSRFETTTFRLEAEGELGPDAVAIEYEAMRTRKTTLTVTVDD; from the coding sequence GTGAGCCGCGAGAGTGCGAGCGTAGCGAGCAATCTCGGTAGAGCGAACGGGAGCGACCGCAGGGAGCGACACGTGAGCCGCGCCCAGACCAGCCTGCCGTCGATCGCGCTGGCGCTACTGGTGCTGACGACGACCACCGGGCTCTGCCTGGCGCTGGCCGACGGCGCGATCGGGGCGGCCGACCGGGACGCCGGCGAACGGCGCGCGGCCACGTCGCTGGCGGCCGCGCTGGTCGACGCCGACTCGCCGCTCACCGACCGTGCGAACGTCCTCAACGGGACGCGCCTGGCAGCGTTCGACGAGGCGGAGCTGTCCGGAGACTACCCCGTGGCCGACGAGTGGGACGTGACCGTCCGGGTCGGCGAGCGGACGGCCGCGTCGACGGGCGGCGCGACCGGCGGGACGACGGCGCGACGGCTCGTCTCGGTCACCGACCGGGAGGTCCGGACGGTCGACCCGACGATGGGCTGGGGCCGGCGCGTGACGCTGCCCCGCCGGTCGGCCGCGGCCACCGTCGAACTGCGCCCCGGCGACGCCACCGTCGAGACGGTCCGGGCCAACGACCGCGTCGTCCTCCACGATCCGGACGGGCTGAACGGGACGTACGACGTTGCGCTCTCCCGGTTCGAGACGACGACGTTCCGCCTCGAGGCCGAGGGGGAACTCGGGCCAGACGCCGTGGCGATCGAGTACGAGGCGATGCGTACGCGCAAGACCACGCTGACGGTGACCGTCGATGACTGA
- a CDS encoding HalOD1 output domain-containing protein, with product MESSRTPAANAEIAESLSPIQIDIENESFRATYDSARDSATLAVVAAVSTALDREPRNLTPLQSAVETDALDRLATGSSTGSGTRNEISFDYEGLEITVTGEGVIEANPIENT from the coding sequence ATGGAATCTTCTCGAACACCGGCCGCGAATGCGGAGATCGCAGAGTCACTGAGCCCCATCCAAATCGATATAGAGAACGAGTCGTTCCGGGCCACGTACGACAGCGCTCGTGATTCGGCGACTCTGGCGGTCGTTGCGGCCGTTTCGACGGCTCTCGATAGAGAACCACGGAATTTGACGCCGCTCCAGTCAGCGGTCGAGACGGACGCGCTCGACAGACTGGCCACGGGGTCGTCTACCGGTTCTGGGACCCGTAACGAGATCTCCTTCGACTACGAGGGGCTCGAAATCACAGTCACTGGCGAGGGCGTCATCGAGGCGAACCCTATCGAGAACACGTAA
- a CDS encoding helix-turn-helix domain-containing protein, which yields MAIEASFTLQQADFPLTAVFEQLTDVTIELDRVVPTGDAVIPYFWISADDTGKLTTDLSEDIGIEQIKVIDEVEKQMFVRIDWNLSRESILTAIVNTDITLLSGIGTEEQWTFEVRASEQQVLSDFQTYCKDHDIPIELTELHAISSFKSDREFDLTDGQREALVLAYSNGYFDSPREATQADLAAELGITRQAVSSRLQRGTRRLVASALITPEE from the coding sequence ATGGCGATCGAAGCCTCGTTCACGCTCCAGCAGGCCGATTTCCCGTTGACTGCCGTCTTCGAGCAGTTGACGGACGTCACGATCGAGTTGGATCGCGTCGTACCTACGGGCGATGCCGTTATTCCCTACTTCTGGATCTCCGCCGACGACACCGGCAAACTCACGACAGACCTGAGTGAGGATATCGGGATCGAGCAGATCAAAGTGATCGACGAAGTGGAAAAGCAGATGTTCGTCCGCATCGACTGGAACCTCTCCCGCGAGAGCATCCTCACTGCGATCGTGAACACGGACATCACGCTCCTGTCCGGCATCGGCACTGAGGAGCAGTGGACCTTCGAAGTCCGGGCCAGCGAGCAACAGGTCCTCTCCGACTTCCAGACGTACTGCAAAGACCACGACATTCCGATCGAGCTGACCGAACTACACGCGATTTCGTCGTTCAAGTCCGACCGAGAGTTCGATCTGACCGACGGGCAACGGGAAGCGCTGGTGCTGGCGTATTCGAACGGATACTTCGACTCGCCGCGGGAGGCCACACAAGCTGATCTCGCGGCGGAACTCGGCATCACCCGTCAGGCGGTCTCGTCGCGGTTACAGCGCGGCACGCGTCGGCTCGTCGCGAGCGCCCTCATCACTCCCGAAGAGTGA
- a CDS encoding DUF7261 family protein → MTRRGQLVLAASAVVVVALVALLAAYLQLGYAADVRAGADYDDPAADAQRALVRAVHGAAADVPENYTWEQRNAAATAVRADLDGRFETIETARLEEGIARSIEENATRAGEWADADCPDGPGREFGACVTDGGLVLQERADRTHVVAVAVDLRVTEERGRTELTTVLRPVEDDG, encoded by the coding sequence ATGACCCGGCGCGGCCAGCTCGTCCTCGCGGCGAGCGCCGTCGTGGTCGTGGCGCTGGTCGCGCTCCTGGCCGCGTACCTGCAGCTGGGGTACGCCGCCGACGTGCGCGCCGGCGCGGACTACGACGACCCCGCGGCCGACGCCCAGCGGGCGCTCGTCCGCGCCGTCCACGGGGCCGCGGCGGACGTGCCGGAGAACTACACCTGGGAACAGCGGAACGCCGCGGCGACCGCAGTCCGGGCCGACCTCGACGGCCGGTTCGAGACCATCGAGACGGCCCGTCTCGAAGAAGGAATCGCACGGTCGATCGAGGAGAACGCGACGCGAGCCGGCGAGTGGGCCGACGCGGACTGTCCCGACGGTCCGGGCCGGGAGTTCGGAGCCTGTGTGACCGACGGCGGCCTCGTGCTCCAGGAGCGAGCCGACCGGACGCACGTCGTCGCCGTCGCCGTCGACCTCCGCGTCACCGAGGAGCGCGGCCGGACCGAGCTGACGACGGTCCTCCGGCCGGTCGAGGACGACGGGTGA
- a CDS encoding DUF7266 family protein, with protein MDNRAVTPVVEKVIAIGLVALFVGGLSATLYGGTVPQARDAVGDELAERVLATAIQRVEQAVPPNGTGVRASQRVDLPGTIRGSSYRIETDGQWLVLDHPDDAVGERSRLTLPEYVVDVDGAWESGGDAVVAVESVDGGLAVELQEGSS; from the coding sequence ATGGATAACCGCGCCGTGACGCCGGTGGTCGAGAAGGTGATCGCCATCGGCCTCGTGGCGCTGTTCGTCGGCGGCCTCTCGGCGACGCTGTACGGCGGGACCGTCCCGCAGGCCCGCGACGCCGTCGGCGACGAACTGGCCGAGCGGGTCCTGGCCACGGCGATCCAGCGCGTCGAGCAGGCCGTCCCGCCCAACGGGACCGGCGTGCGGGCGTCCCAGCGCGTCGACCTCCCGGGGACGATCCGGGGCAGCAGCTATCGCATCGAGACGGACGGGCAGTGGCTGGTACTCGATCACCCCGACGACGCCGTCGGCGAGCGGTCGCGGTTGACGCTGCCCGAGTACGTCGTCGACGTCGACGGCGCCTGGGAGAGCGGCGGGGACGCCGTCGTCGCGGTCGAGAGCGTCGACGGAGGACTGGCCGTCGAGTTGCAGGAGGGATCGTCGTGA